The Actinocatenispora sera genome has a window encoding:
- a CDS encoding serine hydrolase domain-containing protein, translating into MRRWVRRLGPVAVLVVAAVTLTGCGDGMADVRCPWRAEPVAPFVARTFPAGASGTVLVAAGGHVRYCRGVGWADRRAHRRAGCDTVYDVMSITKQFTAVAVLKLAMQGRLRLGDRIGRFLGPVPADKRRITVRQLLTHTAGLAESLGDDYDPVSRETMVRAALASRLRSAPGREFRYSNVGYGLLAAIVEHAAGTSYERYLNRYLFAPAGMTRTGYVLPRWRRGQVAVEYDDRDRSHGRPFDHPWAADGPYWNLRGNGGMLSSARDLFRWQRALTGESVLSAWAKRQLFGRHVRMADSDDHYGDGWVLSDTDVGEVAWHDGGDTWSLAVFARSLRDDRMVFWVSNHAYQRHGWNLEDAQSELTIGALCRARTD; encoded by the coding sequence ATGAGGCGATGGGTACGCCGGCTGGGTCCGGTGGCGGTGTTGGTGGTGGCGGCGGTGACGCTGACCGGCTGCGGCGACGGGATGGCGGACGTGCGCTGTCCGTGGCGGGCGGAACCGGTGGCGCCGTTCGTCGCGCGGACGTTCCCGGCCGGCGCGAGCGGCACGGTGCTGGTGGCCGCCGGCGGCCACGTCCGGTACTGCCGGGGGGTTGGCTGGGCGGACCGGCGCGCTCACCGCCGCGCCGGCTGCGACACCGTCTACGACGTCATGTCGATCACCAAGCAGTTCACCGCGGTGGCGGTCCTGAAGCTCGCGATGCAGGGCAGGCTGCGGCTCGGCGACCGGATCGGCCGCTTCCTCGGTCCGGTACCGGCCGACAAGCGGCGGATCACGGTGCGCCAGTTGCTGACGCACACCGCCGGGCTGGCCGAGTCGCTCGGCGACGACTACGACCCGGTGTCGCGCGAAACGATGGTACGGGCGGCCCTCGCGTCCCGGCTGCGCTCGGCGCCGGGGCGCGAGTTCCGCTACTCCAACGTCGGGTACGGGTTGCTCGCGGCGATCGTCGAGCACGCCGCCGGGACGAGCTACGAGCGGTACCTGAACCGGTACCTGTTCGCCCCGGCCGGCATGACGCGGACCGGGTACGTGTTGCCGCGCTGGCGGCGCGGCCAGGTGGCGGTGGAGTACGACGACCGGGACCGGTCGCACGGCCGGCCGTTCGATCACCCGTGGGCGGCGGACGGCCCGTACTGGAACCTGCGCGGCAACGGCGGCATGCTGTCCAGCGCGCGCGACCTGTTCCGCTGGCAGCGGGCGCTGACCGGGGAGTCGGTGCTGTCGGCGTGGGCGAAGCGGCAGCTGTTCGGCCGGCACGTCCGGATGGCGGACTCGGACGACCACTACGGCGACGGCTGGGTACTGTCCGACACCGACGTCGGCGAGGTGGCCTGGCACGACGGCGGCGACACCTGGTCGCTCGCGGTGTTCGCGCGCTCGCTGCGGGACGACCGGATGGTGTTCTGGGTCAGCAACCACGCCTACCAGCGGCACGGGTGGAACCTGGAGGACGCCCAGTCCGAGCTGACCATCGGCGCCCTCTGCCGGGCCCGCACCGACTGA
- the tdh gene encoding L-threonine 3-dehydrogenase — MKALVKAAPGAGLQLLEVPEPTVGPTDVKIRVLRTGLCGTDLHIEAWDDWAKASIDPPLVVGHEFAGEVVEVGPSVTTVSVGDLVSGEGHLVCGRCRNCRAGRRHLCIRTVGLGVQRDGAFAQFLTLPESNVWVHGRGDIDLDVAAIFDPFGNAVHTAMAFEVFGEDVLITGAGPIGIMAAAVVRHAGARHVVITDVSEYRLRLAEKVGVSLALDVSTTPIERAQAMLGMREGFDVGLEMSGQPSALREMIANMTHGGRIAMLGLPSTEIAVDWNKVVTHMLTIKGIYGREMFETWYRMSVLLERGLDLSPVITGRYGYTQYADAFAEARSGNCGKIVLDWTRETI; from the coding sequence GTGAAAGCGCTGGTCAAGGCGGCTCCGGGGGCGGGGCTGCAGCTGCTTGAGGTGCCCGAGCCGACGGTCGGGCCGACCGATGTCAAGATCCGCGTGCTGCGTACCGGTCTGTGCGGTACCGACCTGCACATCGAGGCGTGGGACGACTGGGCGAAGGCGTCCATCGATCCGCCGCTGGTGGTCGGGCACGAGTTCGCCGGCGAGGTCGTCGAGGTCGGGCCGTCGGTGACCACCGTGTCGGTCGGCGACCTCGTCTCCGGCGAGGGACACCTGGTGTGCGGCCGGTGCCGCAACTGCCGGGCCGGCCGCCGCCACCTGTGCATCCGTACCGTCGGGTTGGGCGTGCAGCGCGACGGCGCCTTCGCCCAGTTCCTGACGCTGCCGGAGAGCAACGTCTGGGTGCACGGCCGCGGCGACATCGACCTGGACGTGGCGGCGATCTTCGACCCGTTCGGAAACGCGGTGCACACCGCGATGGCGTTCGAGGTGTTCGGCGAGGACGTCCTGATCACCGGCGCCGGCCCGATCGGCATCATGGCCGCCGCGGTGGTCCGGCACGCCGGCGCCCGGCACGTGGTCATCACCGACGTCTCCGAGTACCGGCTGCGGCTGGCCGAGAAGGTCGGTGTGAGCCTGGCGCTGGACGTCTCGACCACGCCCATCGAGCGGGCCCAGGCGATGCTCGGCATGCGGGAGGGGTTCGACGTCGGGCTGGAGATGTCCGGCCAGCCGTCCGCGCTGCGCGAGATGATCGCGAACATGACGCACGGCGGCCGGATCGCGATGCTCGGCCTGCCGTCCACCGAGATCGCCGTCGACTGGAACAAGGTCGTCACGCACATGCTCACCATCAAGGGCATCTACGGCCGGGAGATGTTCGAGACCTGGTACCGGATGTCGGTGCTGCTGGAGCGCGGCCTGGACCTGTCCCCGGTGATCACCGGCCGGTACGGGTACACCCAGTACGCGGACGCCTTCGCCGAGGCGCGCTCCGGCAACTGCGGCAAGATCGTGCTGGACTGGACCCGCGAGACGATCTGA
- a CDS encoding pyruvate dehydrogenase: protein MAKRTVADQFVGVLAAAGVRRLYGVVGDSLNPIVDAVRRTDGIEWIQVRHEEAGAFAAGAEAQLSGHLAACAGSCGPGNLHLINGLYDAHRSYAPVLALASHIPSSQIGTGYFQETHPDRLFTECSHYCELISDPGQMPRTLQIAIQHAVGRRGVAVVSLPGDIAAAEAPSGSYEHAIVADRPHVRPTDADLAAFATLVNQARRVTLFCGSGCADAHQQVMALAEKLSAPVGHALRGKEFIQYDNPYDVGMSGLLGYGACYDAMHGCDLLILLGTDFPYDAFMPKNTRIVQVDVAAEHLGRRSTMDLGVWGDVAQTIDCLLPLVDAKPDRAFLDRMLRRHADLLSGVVGSYTRNVTTHKPIHPEYVADQLDDVAAADSVFTVDTGMCNVWAARYLTPNGRRRIIGSFSHGSMANALPQAIGAQLLDRRRQVVALCGDGGFSMLMGDFLTLLQYDLPVKVVLFDNSSLGMVELEMLVAGLPAHGTSYRNPDFAAIARAAGATGIRVTEPSDVRDALREALNAPGPALIDVVTDPNALSLPPKITGEQVSGFALSMSRTVLTGGVGKALAMARSNLRNIPRP, encoded by the coding sequence ATGGCGAAACGGACGGTGGCCGACCAGTTCGTCGGGGTGCTCGCGGCGGCCGGCGTGCGCCGGCTGTACGGGGTGGTCGGCGACAGCCTCAACCCGATCGTGGACGCGGTGCGGCGTACCGACGGCATCGAGTGGATCCAGGTACGGCACGAGGAGGCCGGCGCGTTCGCCGCCGGCGCCGAGGCGCAGCTGTCCGGCCACCTCGCCGCCTGTGCCGGCTCGTGCGGGCCGGGCAACCTGCACCTGATCAACGGGCTGTACGACGCGCACCGCAGCTACGCGCCGGTGCTCGCGCTCGCCTCGCACATCCCGTCCAGTCAGATCGGTACCGGCTACTTCCAGGAGACGCACCCGGACCGGCTGTTCACCGAGTGCAGTCACTACTGCGAGCTGATCTCCGATCCCGGGCAGATGCCGCGCACGCTGCAGATCGCGATCCAGCACGCGGTCGGCCGGCGGGGTGTCGCGGTCGTCTCGCTGCCCGGCGACATCGCCGCCGCCGAGGCCCCGTCCGGCTCGTACGAGCACGCGATCGTCGCCGACCGCCCGCACGTACGGCCCACCGACGCCGACCTGGCCGCGTTCGCGACGCTGGTGAACCAGGCCCGCCGGGTCACCCTGTTCTGCGGCAGCGGCTGCGCCGACGCGCACCAGCAGGTGATGGCGCTGGCCGAGAAGCTGTCCGCGCCGGTCGGGCACGCGCTGCGCGGCAAGGAGTTCATCCAGTACGACAACCCGTACGACGTGGGCATGTCCGGGCTGCTCGGCTACGGCGCCTGCTACGACGCGATGCACGGCTGCGACCTGCTGATCCTGCTCGGCACCGACTTCCCGTACGACGCGTTCATGCCGAAGAACACCCGGATCGTGCAGGTGGACGTCGCGGCCGAGCACCTGGGCCGGCGGTCCACGATGGACCTCGGTGTCTGGGGGGACGTGGCCCAGACCATCGACTGCCTGCTGCCACTGGTCGACGCCAAGCCCGATCGCGCGTTCCTGGACCGGATGCTGCGCCGGCACGCCGATCTGCTGTCCGGCGTGGTCGGCTCGTACACCCGCAACGTCACGACGCACAAGCCGATCCACCCCGAGTACGTGGCCGATCAGCTCGACGACGTGGCCGCCGCGGATTCGGTGTTCACCGTGGACACCGGGATGTGCAACGTGTGGGCGGCCCGCTACCTGACCCCGAACGGCCGGCGCCGCATCATCGGCTCGTTCAGCCACGGGTCGATGGCGAACGCGCTGCCGCAGGCGATCGGCGCGCAGCTGCTGGACCGGCGCCGGCAGGTCGTCGCGCTGTGCGGCGACGGCGGCTTCTCCATGCTGATGGGCGACTTCCTCACCCTGCTGCAGTACGACCTGCCGGTGAAGGTGGTGCTGTTCGACAACTCGTCGCTGGGCATGGTCGAGCTGGAGATGCTGGTCGCCGGCCTGCCGGCGCACGGCACGTCCTACCGCAACCCGGACTTCGCGGCGATCGCCCGCGCCGCCGGCGCCACCGGCATCCGGGTCACCGAGCCCTCGGACGTACGGGATGCGTTGCGCGAGGCGCTGAACGCGCCCGGGCCGGCACTGATCGACGTGGTCACCGACCCGAACGCGCTGTCGCTGCCGCCGAAGATCACCGGTGAGCAGGTCAGCGGCTTCGCCCTGTCGATGTCGCGGACGGTGCTGACCGGCGGCGTCGGCAAGGCGCTTGCGATGGCCCGCAGCAACCTGCGCAACATTCCCCGCCCGTGA
- a CDS encoding lysophospholipid acyltransferase family protein, with product MLYWVLKWILIGPWLRVLWRPKVEGLEHVPATGPAILASNHVAFIDSVFLPLMVHRPIRFMAKSEYFTGKGLKGWLSRLFFTTIGCVPVDRAGGRAARAALDAGKQVLEEGKLWGMYPEGTRSPDGQLYRGKTGVARLALESGVPVIPCAMVNFHEIQPAGAKLPRLNKRVHMRIGAPLDFSRYAGMAGDRFVERSVTDEIMYNLMELSGQEYVDVYAAKVKKSDKPAHGEATADKPTPAHTAA from the coding sequence GTGCTGTACTGGGTGCTGAAATGGATCCTGATCGGTCCGTGGTTGCGCGTGCTGTGGCGGCCGAAGGTCGAAGGCCTCGAGCACGTCCCCGCGACCGGTCCGGCGATCCTCGCCAGCAACCACGTGGCGTTCATCGACTCGGTGTTCCTGCCGCTGATGGTGCACCGGCCGATCCGGTTCATGGCCAAGAGCGAATATTTCACCGGTAAGGGCCTCAAGGGCTGGTTGAGCCGGCTGTTCTTCACCACGATCGGGTGCGTACCGGTCGACCGCGCCGGCGGTCGCGCGGCCCGCGCCGCGCTCGACGCCGGCAAGCAGGTTCTCGAAGAGGGCAAGCTGTGGGGCATGTACCCGGAGGGCACCCGCTCGCCGGACGGCCAGCTCTACCGCGGCAAGACCGGCGTGGCCCGCCTCGCGCTGGAGTCCGGGGTGCCGGTCATCCCGTGCGCGATGGTCAACTTCCACGAGATCCAGCCGGCCGGCGCGAAACTGCCCCGGCTCAACAAGCGGGTGCACATGCGCATCGGCGCCCCGCTCGACTTCTCCCGGTACGCCGGGATGGCCGGTGACCGGTTCGTGGAGCGCTCGGTGACCGACGAGATCATGTACAACCTGATGGAGCTGTCCGGTCAGGAGTACGTGGACGTCTACGCCGCCAAGGTCAAGAAGTCGGACAAGCCGGCACACGGCGAGGCGACGGCCGACAAGCCGACCCCCGCCCACACGGCCGCCTGA
- a CDS encoding TIGR00300 family protein has protein sequence MHETETVEVRGHILDSGVLARILDDVLEYGGDYRIEQLDVGRQHSDESTARLEIGADDAEQLSRILMRLQTHGVNAVAPGEAVLRPAPADGVFPDDFYSTTNLVTQIHTGNHWLTVANPEMDCGIVVAADGSTAHTLPVSDVRAGERVVCGADGVRVLRPPAESRDGDSFGFMSSAVSSEKPQALLVRQIAEQMRAVKQRGEKVLWVCGPAMVHTGAAPAMVSLVQAGYVDVLFAGNALAAHDIESAIFGTSLGVDLAKGRGVPHGHEHHIRAINKIRAAGSIAKAVSSGVLTSGIMHALVANDKRFVLVGSVRDDGPLPDVYSDVIEGQRAMRAELPGVGFCIMVATMLHSIATGNILPASIPLVCVDINPATVTKLADRGSAQAAGIVTDIGLFTEQLAEELGA, from the coding sequence ATGCATGAGACCGAGACCGTCGAGGTCCGCGGACACATCCTGGATTCGGGCGTACTGGCGCGCATCCTCGACGACGTCCTGGAGTACGGCGGGGACTACCGGATCGAGCAGCTGGACGTGGGCCGGCAGCATTCGGACGAGTCGACCGCGCGGCTGGAGATCGGCGCCGACGACGCCGAGCAGCTGTCCCGGATCCTGATGCGGTTGCAGACGCACGGGGTGAACGCCGTCGCGCCGGGCGAGGCGGTGCTGCGGCCGGCGCCGGCCGACGGCGTGTTCCCGGACGACTTCTATTCGACCACCAACCTGGTCACCCAGATACATACCGGCAACCACTGGCTGACGGTGGCGAACCCGGAGATGGACTGCGGCATCGTGGTCGCCGCGGACGGCTCCACCGCGCACACCCTGCCGGTGTCCGACGTCCGCGCCGGCGAGCGCGTCGTCTGCGGCGCCGACGGGGTACGGGTGCTGCGGCCGCCGGCGGAGTCCCGGGACGGCGACAGCTTCGGTTTCATGTCCTCGGCGGTGTCCAGCGAGAAGCCGCAGGCACTGCTGGTACGCCAGATCGCCGAGCAGATGCGGGCGGTCAAGCAGCGCGGCGAGAAGGTGCTGTGGGTGTGCGGCCCGGCGATGGTGCACACCGGCGCGGCACCGGCGATGGTCTCGCTGGTGCAGGCCGGGTACGTGGACGTGCTGTTCGCCGGGAACGCGCTGGCCGCGCACGACATCGAGTCCGCGATCTTCGGTACCTCGCTCGGCGTCGACCTGGCCAAGGGCCGCGGCGTACCGCACGGGCACGAGCATCACATCCGCGCGATCAACAAGATCCGGGCCGCCGGTTCGATCGCGAAGGCGGTCTCGTCCGGCGTGCTGACCAGCGGCATCATGCACGCGCTGGTGGCCAACGACAAGCGGTTCGTGCTGGTCGGCTCGGTCCGCGACGACGGCCCGCTGCCGGACGTGTACAGCGACGTGATCGAGGGCCAGCGGGCGATGCGGGCCGAGCTGCCCGGCGTCGGCTTCTGCATCATGGTCGCGACGATGCTGCACTCGATCGCCACCGGAAACATCCTGCCGGCGTCGATCCCGCTGGTGTGCGTGGACATCAACCCGGCCACGGTCACCAAGCTGGCCGACCGGGGCAGCGCGCAGGCCGCCGGCATCGTCACCGACATCGGCCTGTTCACCGAGCAGCTCGCCGAGGAACTCGGCGCCTGA
- a CDS encoding glycine C-acetyltransferase produces the protein MFDRMREDLAATLQQIRADGLYKDERVITSPQDSGITVADGSSVINFCANNYLGLADHPALIAAAKTALDERGFGMASVRFICGTQDIHKQLERKLSEFLGTDDTILYSSCFDANGGVFETLLSDADAVISDELNHASIIDGIRLCKARRLRYSNRDMADLEQQLKDSADARYRLIVTDGVFSMDGYYAPLAEICALAERYDALVMVDDSHAVGFVGPNGRGTPERAGVQDKVDIVTGTLGKALGGASGGYVAARAEIVELLRQRSRPYLFSNSVAPSIVAAALATLDLLESSGDLREKLTANTELFRAEMTAAGFDLLPGEHPIVPVMIGDAARAAKLADLLLARGIYVIGFSFPVVPKGKARIRVQLSAAHSTEEVKRAVAAFVDARAELDA, from the coding sequence ATGTTCGACCGGATGCGCGAGGACCTGGCCGCGACGCTGCAACAGATCCGCGCCGACGGGCTGTACAAGGACGAGCGGGTGATCACCAGCCCGCAGGACTCCGGCATCACCGTCGCCGACGGCAGCTCGGTGATCAACTTCTGCGCGAACAACTACCTCGGCCTCGCCGACCATCCGGCCCTGATCGCCGCGGCGAAGACCGCGCTGGACGAGCGCGGGTTCGGCATGGCGTCCGTCCGGTTCATCTGCGGCACCCAGGACATCCACAAGCAGCTGGAGCGCAAGCTGTCGGAGTTCCTCGGCACCGACGACACGATCCTCTACAGCTCCTGCTTCGACGCGAACGGCGGCGTGTTCGAGACGCTGCTGTCCGACGCCGACGCGGTCATCTCCGACGAGCTGAACCACGCGAGCATCATCGACGGGATCCGGCTGTGCAAGGCGCGCCGGTTGCGGTACTCCAACCGCGACATGGCCGACCTGGAGCAGCAGCTGAAGGACTCAGCGGACGCCCGGTACCGGCTGATCGTCACCGACGGCGTGTTCTCGATGGACGGCTACTACGCGCCGCTCGCCGAGATCTGCGCGCTGGCGGAGCGGTACGACGCGCTGGTGATGGTGGACGACTCGCACGCGGTCGGGTTCGTCGGCCCGAACGGCCGGGGCACCCCGGAGCGGGCCGGCGTGCAGGACAAGGTCGACATCGTCACCGGCACGCTGGGCAAGGCGCTCGGCGGCGCGTCCGGCGGGTACGTGGCGGCCCGCGCCGAGATCGTCGAACTGCTGCGGCAGCGCTCCCGGCCGTACCTGTTCTCCAACTCGGTGGCGCCGTCGATCGTGGCCGCAGCCCTGGCCACCCTGGACCTGCTGGAGTCGTCCGGCGACCTGCGCGAGAAGCTGACCGCGAACACCGAGCTGTTCCGCGCCGAGATGACCGCGGCCGGCTTCGACCTGCTGCCCGGCGAGCACCCGATCGTCCCGGTGATGATCGGTGACGCCGCCCGCGCAGCGAAGCTCGCCGACCTGCTGCTGGCCCGCGGCATCTACGTGATCGGCTTCTCCTTCCCGGTGGTACCGAAGGGCAAGGCGCGCATCCGCGTCCAGCTGTCCGCCGCGCACTCCACCGAGGAGGTCAAGCGCGCCGTCGCGGCCTTCGTCGACGCCCGCGCCGAGCTCGACGCCTGA
- a CDS encoding excalibur calcium-binding domain-containing protein, producing MLARAALAVGTLAVMAIVPLSGVAHAADLDCKDFRYQEDAQQVYNQDPSDPNRLDADHDGIACEDNPHRPGGSGSQGGGDNGTSSQGGGDNGTAPQGGVETGAGGMARVVWRMS from the coding sequence ATGCTGGCTAGAGCAGCGCTTGCGGTCGGAACGCTGGCCGTGATGGCGATCGTTCCGCTGTCCGGGGTGGCGCACGCCGCCGACCTCGACTGCAAGGACTTCCGGTACCAGGAAGACGCGCAGCAGGTCTACAACCAGGATCCGAGTGACCCGAACCGGCTCGACGCCGACCACGACGGGATCGCCTGCGAGGACAACCCGCACCGGCCCGGCGGGAGCGGGAGCCAGGGTGGCGGGGACAACGGCACGTCGTCGCAGGGCGGCGGGGACAACGGCACGGCGCCGCAGGGTGGCGTCGAGACCGGCGCCGGTGGGATGGCGCGAGTCGTGTGGCGGATGTCGTGA
- a CDS encoding DUF4097 family beta strand repeat-containing protein, which yields MPAHPDRQRRLFIPAVAFVVLLLAIGAAVTFGLRQAMHPAHRTDHTSTYQKVTRLSVDTDSADVRVRRGTGSAVTVASHLEWSSDTPKVTSAVHAGTLSVGTSPCRGTQFGIQICRIRITVTVPASMPAMLRADSGDLTVSDLSGPVDAQADSGDVRVTGLSGPLTVKSDSGNIEGDELASKKVRFNADSGDAKLRFVVAPSSVVGVADSGNVTIELPTAPGGYDLAVHADSGDVHLPPEGVRKGASHKVQAAADSGDVTIRYGAA from the coding sequence ATGCCCGCTCATCCTGACCGCCAGCGCCGCCTGTTCATCCCTGCCGTGGCCTTCGTCGTCCTGCTGCTGGCGATCGGCGCCGCCGTCACGTTCGGGCTACGGCAGGCGATGCATCCGGCGCACCGCACCGACCACACGAGCACGTACCAGAAGGTGACCCGGCTGTCGGTCGACACCGATTCGGCGGACGTGCGGGTACGGCGCGGCACCGGCTCGGCGGTGACCGTCGCGAGTCACCTGGAGTGGAGCTCGGACACGCCGAAGGTGACCTCCGCGGTGCACGCGGGCACCCTGTCGGTCGGGACCTCGCCCTGCCGCGGTACCCAGTTCGGCATCCAGATCTGCCGGATCCGGATCACCGTGACGGTGCCCGCCAGCATGCCGGCGATGCTGCGCGCCGATTCGGGCGACCTGACGGTCAGCGACCTGTCCGGCCCGGTCGACGCGCAGGCCGACAGCGGCGACGTCCGGGTCACCGGGCTGTCCGGCCCGCTGACCGTGAAGTCCGACTCGGGCAACATCGAGGGGGACGAGCTCGCCTCGAAGAAGGTGCGGTTCAACGCCGACTCCGGAGACGCGAAGCTGCGTTTCGTGGTCGCGCCCTCCTCGGTGGTCGGGGTGGCGGACTCGGGCAACGTGACGATCGAGCTGCCCACCGCCCCGGGTGGCTACGACCTCGCGGTGCACGCCGACTCCGGCGACGTGCACCTGCCGCCGGAGGGCGTGCGGAAGGGCGCGTCCCACAAGGTTCAGGCGGCGGCCGACTCCGGGGACGTCACGATCCGCTACGGCGCCGCCTGA
- a CDS encoding flavin-containing monooxygenase: MTDGGGIDEDRSTEPAGPAGRSVYDRGDAVCVIGAGSSGLAAVKNLREHGFEVDCYERETGVGGGWDVGADRSPMYLGLHMVSSRPFTQFPDFPMPDSYPDYPDHRRVLAYLERYADHFGLREHVWFGTEVVEVTATDGHRWEITVRGTGGGPSRTLSYAAVVVANGHLWHPYRPEYPGQEAFTGEIIHSAGYSDPAQLRGKRVLVIGGGNSGCDIAVAAAQQAATAWHSTRHGEWLTPKYLLGRPADQLDDLTRALRLPLWARRLGYRALLRLTAGRPARFGLARPTHRPFSAHPVVTSQLMYHLGHGDVTPKPGIAEFTSNRVLFTDGTDADPQLVVFATGYRPRFDFLAPEHLGGDEQKPRLYLQLLNPKRPTLSVAGLIDPDSGQFGLVHWQTVLIARLLRSRIESPARADALLRRAERDLDRRYLQTRMAATARHRFDVGHHRYLAALGQALASLEGTK, from the coding sequence GTGACCGACGGTGGCGGCATCGACGAGGACCGATCCACCGAGCCAGCCGGACCGGCCGGGCGCAGCGTGTACGACCGGGGCGACGCGGTGTGCGTGATCGGCGCCGGATCGTCCGGGCTCGCCGCGGTGAAGAACCTGCGCGAGCACGGCTTCGAGGTCGACTGCTACGAGCGGGAGACCGGTGTCGGCGGCGGCTGGGACGTCGGCGCCGACCGCAGCCCGATGTACCTCGGCCTGCACATGGTCTCCAGCCGCCCGTTCACCCAGTTCCCGGACTTCCCGATGCCGGACTCCTATCCGGACTATCCGGACCACCGGCGGGTGCTCGCCTACCTGGAGCGCTACGCTGACCACTTCGGCCTGCGCGAGCACGTCTGGTTCGGTACCGAGGTGGTCGAGGTCACCGCGACCGACGGGCACCGCTGGGAGATCACCGTGCGCGGCACCGGCGGCGGGCCGAGCCGCACCCTGTCCTACGCCGCGGTGGTGGTGGCGAACGGTCACCTGTGGCACCCGTACCGGCCGGAGTACCCGGGGCAGGAGGCGTTCACCGGCGAGATCATCCACTCCGCCGGCTACTCCGATCCGGCCCAGCTGCGGGGCAAGCGGGTACTGGTGATCGGTGGCGGCAACTCCGGCTGCGACATCGCCGTCGCCGCCGCGCAGCAGGCCGCTACCGCCTGGCACTCCACCCGGCACGGCGAGTGGCTGACCCCCAAGTACCTGCTGGGCCGGCCCGCCGACCAGCTCGACGACCTGACCCGGGCGCTGCGGCTGCCGCTGTGGGCACGGCGCCTCGGGTACCGGGCGCTGCTGCGGCTCACCGCGGGCCGGCCGGCCCGGTTCGGGCTGGCCAGGCCGACGCACCGGCCGTTCAGCGCGCACCCGGTGGTCACCAGCCAGCTGATGTACCACCTCGGGCACGGCGACGTGACCCCCAAGCCGGGCATCGCCGAGTTCACCTCCAACCGGGTGCTGTTCACCGACGGTACCGACGCCGACCCGCAGCTGGTCGTGTTCGCGACCGGGTACCGGCCGAGGTTCGACTTCCTGGCGCCGGAGCATCTCGGCGGCGACGAGCAGAAGCCGCGGCTGTACCTGCAGTTGCTCAACCCGAAGCGGCCGACGCTGTCGGTGGCCGGGTTGATCGACCCGGACTCCGGCCAGTTCGGCCTGGTGCACTGGCAGACCGTGCTGATCGCGCGGCTGCTGCGGTCCCGGATCGAGTCGCCGGCCCGGGCCGACGCGCTGCTGCGCCGGGCCGAGCGCGACCTGGACCGCCGCTACCTGCAGACCCGGATGGCCGCGACCGCGCGGCACCGGTTCGACGTCGGGCACCACCGGTACCTTGCCGCGCTCGGACAGGCGCTGGCCAGCTTGGAGGGGACGAAGTGA
- a CDS encoding class F sortase yields the protein MTAATQRRRRGRGVPAAAASLLAVLLTAACAATAGGGTTPAAPHRSAHPTAGLIDTQAADPIRIRVPSIGIDAPVDPLTVDAKGVLPAPTSFHRAGWWRAGPEPGERGAAVIVGHVDSYRGPAVFFRLPTMRTAAKILVDRADGSTVVFAEQRIERRPKDAFPTDSVYGRTADAQLRLITCGGRFDQVQRRYLDDVIVFARRIR from the coding sequence ATGACCGCGGCGACGCAACGCCGACGCCGTGGCCGTGGCGTTCCCGCGGCCGCGGCGTCGCTGCTCGCGGTGCTGCTGACCGCGGCGTGCGCGGCAACCGCCGGTGGCGGCACGACACCTGCCGCCCCGCACCGGTCCGCCCATCCCACGGCCGGGCTGATCGACACCCAGGCGGCGGATCCGATCCGGATCCGCGTACCGAGCATCGGGATCGACGCGCCGGTCGACCCGCTCACCGTCGACGCCAAGGGAGTCCTGCCTGCACCGACCAGCTTTCACCGCGCCGGCTGGTGGCGAGCCGGGCCGGAGCCCGGCGAACGCGGGGCGGCGGTGATCGTCGGGCACGTCGACTCGTACCGGGGGCCGGCGGTCTTCTTCCGGCTGCCGACCATGCGAACCGCGGCGAAGATCCTCGTGGACCGGGCGGACGGTTCCACCGTGGTGTTCGCCGAGCAACGTATCGAGCGGCGCCCGAAGGACGCGTTCCCGACCGATTCCGTGTACGGCCGGACCGCCGATGCGCAGCTGCGGCTCATCACCTGCGGTGGCCGGTTCGACCAGGTGCAGCGCCGCTACCTCGACGACGTCATCGTCTTCGCCCGCCGGATCCGGTGA